A window of Terriglobus sp. RCC_193 contains these coding sequences:
- a CDS encoding tetratricopeptide repeat protein: MVRTALLPLFFAPYLLWAQQAAPPAADTPVTPAAVTTNSPAAADTASTLPPSEELADTLAIRGRYLAAIHVYEQLPPTATILNKLGIACEHMFMWDRARTSFEAAIKLNPKYAEAYNNLGTLSHSQGDLPRAEKMYRKSLKLKPNDPNTMQNLGTLYYAKRNFRKGDAEYRKALAIDPGILERSANRGIPANSKVKSASEIHYHLAATYAQAGSRKMALDYLRKAILEGFRDRNRLMHDKEFADIRTSDAFLAMVEDMQKN, from the coding sequence ATGGTTCGTACTGCTCTGCTTCCCCTCTTCTTCGCACCGTATCTGCTGTGGGCGCAGCAGGCTGCTCCGCCTGCGGCAGATACGCCTGTCACTCCGGCCGCCGTCACCACGAACAGCCCTGCCGCTGCCGACACCGCATCCACGCTGCCACCCTCGGAAGAATTGGCAGATACGCTCGCGATACGCGGGCGGTATCTCGCGGCAATCCATGTTTACGAGCAGCTCCCGCCCACCGCAACCATCCTGAACAAACTAGGCATCGCCTGCGAACACATGTTTATGTGGGACCGCGCACGCACCAGCTTTGAAGCGGCCATCAAGCTGAATCCCAAATATGCCGAGGCATACAACAACCTGGGCACGCTGTCGCACAGTCAGGGCGATCTGCCACGCGCAGAAAAGATGTACCGCAAATCGCTGAAGCTGAAGCCAAACGATCCCAACACCATGCAGAACCTCGGCACGCTTTATTACGCAAAACGCAACTTCCGCAAGGGTGACGCAGAGTATCGCAAGGCACTCGCAATTGATCCCGGCATCCTGGAACGCTCTGCGAATCGCGGCATCCCGGCAAACTCAAAGGTGAAAAGCGCCAGTGAAATCCACTACCACCTGGCTGCTACCTACGCGCAGGCCGGCAGCCGGAAGATGGCGCTCGACTACCTGCGCAAAGCCATCCTCGAAGGCTTCCGCGACCGCAACCGCCTCATGCACGACAAGGAATTTGCAGACATCAGAACCAGCGACGCCTTCCTGGCAATGGTCGAAGACATGCAGAAAAATTAG
- a CDS encoding YdeI family protein gives MSAQSFDRRVDAQIAKAPEYAKPILEHLRQMVHKAVPETVEDVKWSRPFFMLNGENLCFMAAFKNYCAFGFWSPKMPEYLQSQGMPKVEGAGSIGQIASLKDLPKDLPKYVKYAAELIRKGEAGSAMEGRTRKGTRQEIEMPDAFSTLLKKSKNAKTNFDALPPSCKREYLEWITTAKKEETRDKRMGEAITMLEAGRRFNDKYRS, from the coding sequence ATGTCTGCACAGAGCTTTGACCGACGCGTGGATGCGCAGATCGCAAAGGCCCCCGAGTATGCAAAACCCATCCTGGAACATCTTCGACAGATGGTGCACAAGGCCGTTCCGGAGACCGTGGAGGATGTGAAGTGGAGTCGGCCATTCTTCATGCTGAACGGTGAGAACCTTTGCTTTATGGCGGCGTTCAAGAATTACTGCGCGTTTGGTTTCTGGTCGCCGAAGATGCCGGAGTATCTGCAGTCGCAGGGGATGCCGAAGGTGGAAGGTGCAGGCAGCATTGGGCAGATTGCTTCGTTGAAAGATCTGCCCAAGGACCTGCCGAAGTATGTGAAGTATGCCGCTGAGTTGATTCGCAAGGGCGAAGCCGGATCTGCGATGGAGGGTCGTACACGCAAAGGCACGCGGCAGGAGATTGAAATGCCGGATGCGTTCTCCACTCTGCTGAAGAAATCAAAGAATGCGAAGACGAATTTTGATGCTCTGCCGCCGAGTTGCAAACGCGAGTACCTGGAGTGGATCACCACGGCAAAGAAAGAGGAGACACGCGATAAGCGCATGGGCGAAGCCATCACGATGCTGGAGGCGGGACGCCGCTTTAACGATAAGTATCGTTCGTGA